The Streptococcus sanguinis genomic sequence TGAGAATGGTTGCATAAAGCCGACTGCAATCGCCATGTAGACAATAAAAGCAGCCAGAACCGGAACCAAAACAAAGGGCAGGAACATGACCGGATTCATCACAATCGGAAAGCCAAAGACAACTGGCTCATTGACATTAAAGATTGCAGGGAAGGCAGCAACTTTCCCCAGTGCTTTGTACTGCTTGGACTTGGCAACAAAGAGCATGGCTACGACCACTCCAAAAGTGATACCGGAGCCCGACAAGATAAGGAAGCTATCCAAAAATTGCTGGGTCACAATATGAGCGCCTTGGCTGACAGACAGCTTATCTGCAGCAAGTAAAGCCTTATTTGCATCCAGGTTAGACAATAGTAAGGCTGTTACGACGCCATTGACAACGGATTGCCCATGAACACCAAACCACCACAGAAAAGAAATGAAGAAAGCAATACCGATAGCTCCATACAGAGAGCCAGTCAGACCTTGCAGAGGCACCTGAATGACATCGTAAATCATCTCAATAAAGGTACCCCCACCAGTCGCTATTTTGGCAATAATATAAACAAGCATTGACAGCAAGAAAATAACGAAAGCAGGAATCATGGCTTCAAACTGCTTGGCAATCGCTTGAGGAACCTGCTCTGGCATTTTGATGACAATATGCTTTTGAATGAAAATCGTATAGATACTGCCAACTGCCAGACCAATGAGAATGGCCCCAATGATTCCTTGTCCGC encodes the following:
- a CDS encoding PTS sugar transporter subunit IIC; translation: MSKVDTQKIIAPIMKFVNMRGIIALKDGMLAILPLTVVGSLFLIVGQLPFEGLNQAIAGVFGADWTEPFMQVYSGTFAIMGLISCFSIGYSYAKNSGVEPLPAGVLSLSSFFILLKSSYIPEKGEAIADAIAKVWFGGQGIIGAILIGLAVGSIYTIFIQKHIVIKMPEQVPQAIAKQFEAMIPAFVIFLLSMLVYIIAKIATGGGTFIEMIYDVIQVPLQGLTGSLYGAIGIAFFISFLWWFGVHGQSVVNGVVTALLLSNLDANKALLAADKLSVSQGAHIVTQQFLDSFLILSGSGITFGVVVAMLFVAKSKQYKALGKVAAFPAIFNVNEPVVFGFPIVMNPVMFLPFVLVPVLAAFIVYMAIAVGFMQPFSGVTLPWSTPAIISGFMVAGWQGAVIQIVILAMSAFVYFPFVKFQDKIAYNNELKNEE